Proteins co-encoded in one Gopherus evgoodei ecotype Sinaloan lineage chromosome 4, rGopEvg1_v1.p, whole genome shotgun sequence genomic window:
- the TRAPPC6B gene encoding trafficking protein particle complex subunit 6B: MTRPEMADETLFLLLHNEMVSGLYRAAEHGEGENGRCITKLENMGFRVGQGLIERFTKDTARFKDELDIMKFICKDFWTTVFKKQIDNLRTNHQGIYVLQDNKFRLLTQMSTGKQYLEYAPKYLAFTCGLIRGGLSNLGIKSIVTAEVSAMPACKFQVMIQKM, encoded by the exons ATGACCAGGCCGGAGATGGCGGACGAGACgctgttcctgctgctgcacAACGAGATGGTGTCTGGGCTGTACCGGGCCGCGGAGCACGGCGAGGGG GAAAACGGACGATGCATCACTAAACTGGAAAATATGGGGTTTAGAGTAGGACAAGGATTAATCGAAAG GTTTACCAAAGACACTGCCAGATTCAAGGATGAGTTAGATATTATGAAGTTCATCTGCAAAGATTTTTGGACTACTGTATTCAAAAAGCAAATTGATAATCTAAGGACCAATCATCAG GGTATCTATGTACTTCAGGACAACAAATTTCGTCTCTTGACTCAGATGTCTACAGGAAAACAGTATTTAGAATATGCACCTAAG TATCTGGCATTCACCTGTGGACTAATCAGAGGTGGCTTGTCAAATCTGGGAATCAAGAGTATTGTGACAGCTGAAGTTTCAGCAATGCCTGCAT GTAAATTTCAGGTGATGATACAGAAGATGTAG